In the genome of Ensifer adhaerens, one region contains:
- a CDS encoding phytoene synthase, giving the protein MSTHQPASTSALDEAFSYCLSTLRDLDRDRYLASLLMPEEVRRDMAALYLFHAEIARVRDLVREPLPGEIRLQWWRDLFEKSANGEDAGPLAAALFDVIRRHSLPRSVLMSMCEARIFDLYDDPMPSRHDFEGYAGETASALIQLGLMIVAPTSAQAHAEAAGHAGVAQAVAGALLLMPRHAARGQVYLPLDMLSAAGLDRDTFLARQDNARVDTAIEIFATFGLEHLAKARVHLPDRREAFLPFLPVALARGVLRRGLQAKAGIFAANIADGQLGAQWRFWRASRTRSL; this is encoded by the coding sequence ATGTCTACGCACCAACCCGCCAGCACGTCTGCTCTCGACGAGGCCTTTTCCTATTGTCTCTCAACGCTGCGCGATCTCGACCGCGATCGCTATCTGGCCTCATTGCTGATGCCGGAAGAGGTCAGGCGGGACATGGCGGCGCTCTACCTCTTTCATGCGGAGATCGCGCGTGTGCGGGATCTCGTGCGCGAGCCTCTGCCGGGTGAAATTCGGCTGCAGTGGTGGCGCGACCTCTTCGAGAAATCGGCAAACGGTGAAGATGCGGGCCCGCTTGCTGCAGCCTTGTTCGATGTCATCCGGCGCCACTCGCTGCCGCGCAGCGTGTTGATGAGCATGTGCGAGGCACGGATATTCGATCTCTACGACGATCCCATGCCGTCGCGGCACGATTTCGAAGGCTATGCCGGGGAGACCGCCTCCGCACTGATCCAGCTTGGACTGATGATCGTGGCGCCGACATCCGCGCAGGCGCATGCGGAAGCTGCGGGCCATGCAGGTGTGGCGCAGGCCGTCGCGGGCGCGCTTCTGCTGATGCCGCGTCATGCGGCGCGCGGACAAGTCTACCTGCCGCTCGACATGCTGTCTGCCGCCGGTCTTGATCGCGACACGTTTCTCGCGCGGCAGGACAACGCACGCGTGGATACGGCCATCGAAATCTTTGCGACATTCGGGCTGGAGCATCTCGCCAAGGCACGGGTGCATCTGCCTGATCGACGCGAAGCGTTCCTGCCCTTCCTGCCGGTGGCGCTTGCGCGCGGCGTGCTCAGACGCGGGCTGCAGGCGAAGGCCGGCATCTTCGCGGCGAACATCGCCGACGGCCAGCTTGGCGCGCAGTGGCGGTTCTGGCGGGCCTCACGCACGCGGTCGCTTTGA
- a CDS encoding Uncharacterized conserved protein, contains Mth938-like domain → MSRGEGPGYLPEQAQIDVYGNGGFRFADMSHRGSILCLPSGIHAWTAVEGTPLRPEDFEKVLAEAERIEFLLVGTGLDIKPLPAELKALFRAHGMNSDPMSTGAAVRTYNIMLSEKRPVAAAFIAV, encoded by the coding sequence ATGAGCCGGGGCGAAGGTCCCGGCTACCTGCCCGAGCAGGCGCAGATCGACGTTTATGGCAATGGCGGCTTCCGCTTCGCCGACATGTCGCATCGCGGTTCCATTCTCTGCCTGCCGTCGGGCATTCATGCCTGGACGGCTGTGGAGGGGACGCCTCTGCGGCCGGAGGATTTCGAGAAGGTTCTTGCCGAGGCGGAACGGATCGAATTCCTGCTGGTTGGGACGGGCCTGGACATCAAGCCGCTTCCGGCTGAGCTGAAGGCGCTATTCCGGGCGCATGGCATGAACTCCGACCCCATGAGCACCGGGGCCGCCGTGCGCACCTACAACATCATGCTTTCGGAGAAGCGGCCGGTGGCAGCGGCGTTCATCGCCGTCTGA
- a CDS encoding SecD/SecF fusion protein, with amino-acid sequence MLYYSRWKSIFIWLVIAVSVIIALPNAIPDKTLSELPSWFPKHKITLGLDLQGGSHVMLQVDRNDIIKERLQSTVDDVRTKLREANIGYTGLSGTGQTVQVRIRDLSQLDAAKKALESLTQPVSAGTITSGSIVEATLTDAGDGLLKINITDQGIEYRMASAVTQSTEVIRRRVDELGTTEPTIQREGSDRIIVQVPGLQDPQRLKNILNQTAKLSFHMVDQSMSAQDALNGRAPATSEILYSKDDPPVPYLVEKRALVSGEDLVDAQASFNSQTNEPVVTFRFDSKGATRFAQATSENVGKPFAIVLDDQVLSAPVIREPILGGSGQISGNFTVQSANDLAVLLRAGALPATLTVVEERTVGPGLGADSIRSGVLAGVIGTILVITFMVVFYGVLGVVANIAVTLNVIMILAILTMLGATLTLPGIAGIVLTIGVAVDANVLVYERIREDFKSGKPFLQSVESGFTRAFATIVDANVTHFIAAAVLFFLGSGPIRGFAITLMIGIVTTVFTAYTLTRWLVAIWVRRTRPKAVPKGVRTGFFDGSNIRFMRLRNFNFGLSAMLSVASVVGFMTVGMNLGIDFTGGSIFQVKAIQGDANLESLRQRLSGLNLGEVQVQGFGSPSEALIRVQAQNRGENAEQSVDSLVRGELQKDYSFSRVEVVGPTVSGELAKTGTIGVTVALIGILLYVWLRFEWQFAVGAIIATVHDVLLTIGMFVITGTEFNVSSIAAVLTIVGYSLNDTVVIYDRVRETMRRYKKMPMSLIIDTSTNQTMSRTIMTSITTSLAILALVIFGGEVIRSFTIAMLFGVIVGTYSSIYIAAPILILFKLRSDDGADTKDAEDGSAQPAGAK; translated from the coding sequence ATGCTCTATTATTCCCGTTGGAAGTCCATCTTCATCTGGCTTGTCATCGCCGTCAGCGTCATCATCGCGCTGCCGAATGCGATCCCAGACAAGACTCTCTCGGAGCTTCCGTCCTGGTTCCCGAAACACAAGATCACGCTTGGTCTCGACCTGCAGGGCGGCTCGCACGTCATGCTGCAGGTGGATCGCAACGACATCATCAAGGAACGGCTGCAGTCGACCGTCGATGATGTGCGCACGAAATTGCGTGAGGCCAATATCGGTTACACGGGCCTTTCGGGCACCGGCCAGACCGTCCAGGTCCGTATCCGCGATCTGAGCCAGCTTGATGCGGCCAAGAAGGCGCTGGAAAGCCTGACGCAGCCGGTTTCGGCTGGCACGATCACGAGCGGCTCCATCGTTGAAGCAACGCTCACGGATGCCGGCGACGGGCTGCTGAAGATCAATATCACGGACCAGGGCATCGAATACCGGATGGCGTCCGCAGTGACGCAATCCACCGAAGTCATTCGCCGTCGCGTCGATGAACTCGGCACGACCGAGCCGACCATCCAGCGAGAAGGCTCCGACCGCATCATCGTTCAGGTTCCCGGTCTTCAGGACCCGCAGCGCCTGAAGAACATCCTGAACCAGACGGCAAAGCTTTCTTTCCACATGGTGGATCAGTCCATGTCGGCGCAGGATGCGCTGAACGGTCGTGCACCCGCCACGTCGGAAATCCTCTATTCGAAGGATGATCCGCCGGTTCCCTATCTGGTCGAGAAGCGCGCGCTCGTGTCGGGCGAGGATCTGGTTGACGCGCAGGCAAGCTTCAATTCGCAGACCAATGAGCCGGTCGTCACCTTCCGTTTCGACTCCAAGGGCGCGACGCGCTTTGCGCAGGCCACCAGCGAGAATGTCGGCAAGCCCTTCGCCATCGTGCTCGATGACCAGGTGCTTTCCGCTCCTGTAATCCGCGAGCCGATTCTCGGCGGCTCCGGGCAGATCTCGGGCAATTTCACGGTGCAGTCGGCCAACGATCTGGCCGTGCTTCTGCGCGCCGGCGCATTGCCGGCTACGCTGACCGTGGTCGAAGAGCGGACAGTCGGCCCAGGCCTGGGCGCCGACTCCATCCGGAGCGGTGTTCTGGCTGGCGTGATCGGCACCATTCTGGTGATCACGTTCATGGTCGTGTTCTATGGCGTTCTGGGCGTCGTCGCCAATATCGCGGTGACCCTGAACGTGATCATGATCCTCGCGATCCTGACCATGTTGGGAGCAACGCTGACGCTGCCGGGGATCGCCGGTATCGTGCTGACGATCGGCGTGGCAGTGGACGCCAACGTTCTCGTCTACGAGCGCATCCGGGAAGATTTCAAGAGTGGCAAGCCGTTCCTGCAATCGGTGGAAAGCGGGTTCACCCGCGCCTTCGCGACGATTGTCGACGCCAACGTCACGCACTTCATCGCGGCGGCCGTGCTCTTCTTCCTCGGCTCTGGCCCGATCCGCGGCTTTGCCATCACGCTGATGATCGGTATCGTCACGACCGTCTTCACAGCCTACACACTGACGCGGTGGCTGGTGGCCATTTGGGTGCGACGCACGCGTCCGAAGGCTGTGCCGAAGGGTGTCCGCACCGGATTCTTCGACGGGTCGAACATCCGGTTCATGCGGCTGCGCAACTTCAACTTCGGCCTTTCCGCCATGCTGTCGGTCGCCTCCGTTGTGGGCTTCATGACGGTCGGCATGAACCTGGGCATCGACTTTACCGGTGGTTCGATCTTCCAGGTGAAGGCGATCCAGGGCGATGCCAATCTCGAAAGCCTGCGCCAGCGGCTATCGGGACTGAATCTCGGTGAAGTGCAGGTGCAGGGATTCGGCTCTCCGTCGGAGGCGCTGATCCGTGTGCAGGCGCAGAACCGCGGCGAGAATGCCGAACAGTCGGTGGATTCGCTGGTTCGAGGCGAACTTCAGAAGGATTACAGCTTCTCGCGTGTTGAAGTCGTGGGTCCGACTGTGTCCGGCGAGCTCGCCAAGACAGGCACGATCGGCGTGACGGTGGCGCTCATCGGCATTCTTCTCTATGTCTGGCTGCGGTTCGAATGGCAGTTCGCTGTGGGCGCCATCATCGCGACCGTGCACGACGTGTTGCTGACGATTGGGATGTTCGTGATTACCGGGACCGAGTTCAACGTCTCCAGTATTGCGGCCGTCCTGACAATCGTCGGCTACTCTCTGAACGACACGGTGGTCATTTACGACCGTGTCCGAGAGACGATGCGGCGATACAAGAAGATGCCCATGTCGTTGATCATTGACACATCGACCAACCAGACGATGTCGCGCACGATCATGACCTCGATCACCACATCGCTGGCGATCCTGGCGCTCGTCATCTTCGGCGGTGAGGTCATCCGGTCCTTCACGATTGCCATGCTGTTCGGCGTGATCGTCGGCACCTATTCGTCGATCTATATCGCGGCTCCGATCCTCATTCTGTTCAAGCTGCGTTCGGACGACGGCGCGGATACGAAGGACGCCGAGGACGGTAGCGCGCAGCCTGCGGGCGCAAAATGA
- a CDS encoding protein translocase subunit yajC yields MFITDAFAQSAGTPAAGGGPTEILLSIAPFLLIFVVMYFLIIRPQRTQMKRREEMLNNVRRGDQVVTGGGIIGKVTKVNDDEKEVEVEIADGVKIRVVRSLITEVRVKGEPVTKQ; encoded by the coding sequence ATGTTCATCACCGACGCATTCGCCCAGAGCGCGGGCACGCCGGCCGCAGGGGGCGGCCCGACCGAGATCCTGCTGTCGATCGCGCCTTTCCTCCTGATCTTCGTCGTCATGTATTTCCTGATCATCCGCCCGCAGCGCACGCAGATGAAGCGCCGCGAGGAGATGCTGAACAACGTGCGCCGTGGCGACCAGGTGGTGACCGGCGGCGGTATCATCGGCAAGGTGACTAAGGTCAATGACGACGAAAAGGAAGTCGAAGTCGAAATCGCCGATGGCGTGAAAATCCGCGTGGTGCGTTCGCTGATCACCGAGGTTCGCGTCAAGGGCGAACCGGTCACCAAGCAGTGA
- a CDS encoding 2-dehydro-3-deoxyphosphooctonate aldolase (KDO 8-P synthase), producing the protein MTDGKTNSSVTIGSGAGAVTFSNTGRLSLIAGPCQMESRDHAYEIAGALKEICGKLDIGLVYKSSFDKANRTSLSAGRGIGLEKAMEVFADLKKDFGFPVITDIHTEEQCAIVAQTVDVLQIPAFLCRQTDLLVAAAKTGKAINVKKGQFLAPWDMKNVLNKLNASGNPNVLLCERGASFGYNTLVSDMRSLPIMAAMGAPVVFDATHSVQQPGGQGGSTGGQREFVETLARAAVAVGVAGLFIETHEDPDHAPSDGPNMVHLKDMPRLLEKLLAFDAVAKG; encoded by the coding sequence ATGACTGACGGAAAGACCAATTCGAGCGTGACGATCGGTTCCGGTGCCGGCGCAGTGACGTTTTCCAATACCGGTCGCCTGTCATTGATCGCAGGCCCATGCCAGATGGAAAGCCGTGATCATGCTTATGAGATCGCTGGCGCGCTGAAGGAGATCTGCGGAAAGCTGGATATCGGCCTGGTTTACAAGTCGTCCTTCGACAAGGCGAACCGCACGTCGCTTTCGGCTGGACGCGGCATCGGGCTTGAGAAGGCGATGGAGGTGTTTGCGGATCTCAAGAAGGATTTCGGCTTCCCGGTCATCACCGACATTCATACGGAAGAGCAGTGCGCAATCGTCGCGCAGACGGTGGACGTGCTGCAGATCCCGGCCTTCCTGTGCCGCCAGACCGATCTTCTCGTCGCTGCCGCCAAGACCGGCAAGGCGATCAATGTGAAGAAGGGCCAGTTCCTCGCGCCCTGGGACATGAAGAATGTGCTCAACAAGCTGAACGCCAGCGGCAACCCGAATGTGCTGCTGTGCGAACGCGGCGCGTCCTTCGGCTACAACACGCTCGTCTCCGATATGCGCTCGCTGCCGATCATGGCAGCGATGGGCGCGCCGGTGGTGTTCGACGCCACGCATTCCGTCCAGCAGCCTGGCGGACAGGGTGGCTCGACCGGCGGGCAGCGCGAGTTCGTCGAGACGCTGGCGCGTGCGGCGGTTGCCGTGGGCGTCGCCGGTCTCTTCATCGAGACGCACGAGGACCCCGATCATGCGCCGTCCGATGGCCCCAACATGGTGCATCTGAAGGACATGCCGCGGCTTCTCGAAAAGCTGCTTGCCTTCGACGCCGTGGCCAAGGGCTGA